In Nicotiana tabacum cultivar K326 chromosome 11, ASM71507v2, whole genome shotgun sequence, a single window of DNA contains:
- the LOC107806940 gene encoding uncharacterized protein LOC107806940 gives MGSLSHVEADKVKMTKYLCQLASLKVRLVDAEGGRILVQNTAKSSFVTEEKERQHEDPELIKLRESILQQRQPLFELTGDGVLRYQGRLCVSIVGELRAKILLEAHYSRYAVHPEATKMYRELRQIYWWNGMKRDIAEMVAQCPNCQQVKAEHQRPGGLTQYIELPLWK, from the coding sequence ATGGGCAGTCTAAGCCATGTTGAAGCTGATAAGGTCAAGATGACCAAATATCTATGCCAGCTAGCTAGTTTGAAGGTGCGTTTGGTAGACGCAGAGGGTGGACGCATTCTCGTTCAGAATACAGCAAAATCTTCGTTTGTTACTGAAGAGAAAGAGCGACAACACGAGGATCCTGAGCTTATAAAACTGAGGGAAAGTATTCTACAGCAGCGACAACCTTTATTTGAGCTAACTGGAGATGGAGTCCTTAGATACCAGGGCCGCTTATGTGTATCGATAGTCGGAGAGCTCCGCGCCAAGATTCTTTTGGAGGCCCATTATTCTAGATATGCAGTTCACCCCgaagcgacaaagatgtatcgggaACTTCGAcagatctattggtggaatggaaTGAAAAGAGATATCGCGGAGATGGTAGCCCAATGTCCCAACTGCCAGCAAGTTAAAGCTGAACATCAGAGGCCTGGAGGCCTAACTCAATATATTGAACTTCCATTATGGAAATAG